In Cryptomeria japonica chromosome 10, Sugi_1.0, whole genome shotgun sequence, a genomic segment contains:
- the LOC131077192 gene encoding receptor-like protein kinase HSL1: protein MALSNLREVYLFDNNLSAQISADIGQLRSLSILDFSDNQLHGTIPDGVSNLTYLNTLFLFSNRLTGEIPAELGKLRCLSYLKLFGNKLNGWLPPTLGTFSNIILVDVVGNELEGPLPKNLCRGGALYSFHGTSNNFNGSLPSSFEYCKSLVLLHVDNNQLSGEIPPGLWGASNLKELSLSNNTFEGQISAAIGEARNLSSLEISNNRFEGRMPAQLGQLINLQVFQARNNRLLGPIPHELGALSLVSTLQLDHNFLSGEIPEEITLLKKLSQLNLGNNRLTGEIPAALNGMMNSLDLSNNFLSGGIPPKLGNLKLTVFNVSNNDLSGCIPDALDILAYKEGFLGNPKLCGGQNLMLPPCSSPHKLSPQSLATILVPVLTVTLCSICLCCLFFRKRSRTPSWKLTQFHQIDVDESYIFHNLKEAKVIGSGGAGKVYKVFLPNGKAVAVKKIGNMSRSTGRFKRIGEQEDNKIVEVEVEVEVDTLGLIRHTNILKLLCCISSEESDFKLLVYEFMPNGSLFDHLHGGPGPQMALPWPMRYKIALGAARGLSYMHHDCYPPILHRDVKSRNILLDEDSMAKIADFGVSRVLDMLGEEYTVSSYVGSHGYIAPEYVEKLRVNEKSDVYSFGVVVLELVSGRKANGEVEPRESVDFVRWIWSKISTDGGEMVVVDERAVEDNCVEQMLRVLRVGLICTNREPNRRPCMRKVVQMLEECGRET from the exons ATGGCTCTCTCAAATTTGAGAGAAGTGTATCTCTTTGACAACAATTTGTCTGCACAAATTTCGGCAGACATTGGCCAATTGAGGAGCTTATCTATCTTGGATTTTAGCGACAATCAGCTTCACGGCACAATTCCCGACGGAGTCTCCAATCTCACCTATTTGAATACTCTGTTTTTGTTTAGCAATCGGCTGACCGGAGAGATACCTGCTGAGCTCGGCAAGCTACGGTGCTTGAGCTACTTGAAGCTGTTTGGCAACAAGCTCAATGGATGGTTGCCCCCGACTTTGGGTACATTCTCCAATATCATTCTTGTTGATGTGGTGGGAAATGAATTGGAAGGCCCTCTGCCAAAGAATCTGTGTCGGGGAGGAGCGCTATATAGCTTTCATGGCACTTCAAATAATTTCAACGGTAGTCTGCCTTCGTCCTTCGAATACTGTAAATCTCTAGTGCTTCTCCACGTCGACAACAACCAGTTGAGCGGTGAGATTCCTCCTGGGCTCTGGGGTGCTTCCAATCTCAAGGAATTGTCTCTCAGCAACAATACGTTTGAAGGCCAGATTTCAGCTGCAATCGGTGAAGCGAGGAATCTGAGTTCGTTGGAGATAAGCAACAATCGGTTCGAAGGAAGAATGCCTGCACAACTTGGACAGCTGATAAATCTTCAAGTGTTTCAAGCCAGAAACAACCGTTTGTTAGGCCCAATTCCCCACGAGCTCGGGGCCTTAAGTTTGGTCAGTACTCTCCAGCTGGACCATAATTTTCTGTCAGGAGAAATTCCCGAGGAAATAACATTGCTAAAGAAACTCAGTCAGCTCAATTTGGGTAACAATCGACTTACAGGCGAAATCCCTGCAGCTCTAAACGGCATGATGAACAGTCTTGATCTCTCAAACAATTTCCTTTCTGGCGGAATTCCGCCCAAGCTAGGAAACCTGAAGCTGACTGTTTTCAATGTCTCCAACAATGACTTGTCTGGATGCATTCCTGACGCTCTCGACATTCTGGCTTACAAGGAGGGTTTTCTAGGCAATCCGAAGCTATGCGGAGGTCAGAATTTGATGCTACCACCGTGTTCCTCTCCTCATAAGTTGTCACCTCAGAGTTTAGCTACCATTCTGGTACCGGTTTTGACCGTCACGTTGTGCTCCATTTGTCTGTGTTGCTTGTTTTTCAGGAAGCGAAGCAGGACGCCATCGTGGAAATTAActcaattccaccaaatagatgTGGACGAATCATACATCTTCCACAACTTGAAGGAGGCTAAAGTGATTGGATCCGGAGGTGCTGGAAAAGTTTACAAGGTCTTTCTCCCCAATGGGAAAGCAGTAGCCGTTAAGAAGATCGGAAACATGAGCAGATCAACAGGAAGATTCAAGAGAATAGGTGAGCAAGAAGATAATAAAATTGTGGAAGTGGAAGTGGAAGTGGAAGTAGATACGTTGGGACTCATCCGGCACACCAACATCTTGAAGCTTCTCTGTTGCATTTCAAGTGAAGAGTCCGATTTCAAGCTGTTGGTATACGAGTTCATGCCCAACGGCAGCTTGTTCGACCATCTGCATGGTGGCCCAGGACCACAAATGGCGCTGCCATGGCCAATGCGTTATAAGATCGCTCTTGGAGCAGCTCGTGGGCTGAGTTATATGCATCATGATTGCTACCCTCCAATATTGCACAGGGATGTGAAGTCTCGCAACATCTTGCTGGACGAGGATTCTATGGCTAAGATTGCAGATTTTGGCGTATCGAGGGTGCTTGATATGTTGGGCGAAGAGTATACGGTGTCTAGTTATGTAGGGTCGCACGGATATATAGCCCCTG AATATGTGGAGAAGCTAAGGGTGAATGAGAAAAGTGACGTATATAGCTTCGGGGTGGTAGTGTTAGAGCTGGTGAGCGGGAGGAAAGCCAATGGTGAGGTGGAGCCCAGAGAGAGCGTGGACTTCGTGCGTTGGATATGGTCTAAAATTTCGACAGATGGAGGAGAGATGGTAGTGGTAGATGAGCGTGCTGTAGAGGATAATTGTGTGGAACAAATGTTACGCGTCTTACGGGTGGGTTTGATTTGCACGAACAGAGAGCCAAACCGTCGGCCTTGTATGAGAAAAGTGGTGCAGATGTTAGAGGAATGCGGTAGGGAGACGTGA